The segment GACGACGCGAAGGCGTATTTGAACGGGCTCGTTGAGCCACTGCTCAAGAAGATGGCAGCATTCCCCGCCCCGACGTTCGCGGCAGCGCACGGCGCGTGCCTCGGCGTCGGGCTCGGCCTCTTGCTCGCCACGGACGTGGTGTACGTGGCGGAGAACGCCAAGTTCGGGTCACCGTTCGCCAAGCTGGGCGCCACCTTGGACTCGGGCGGGCACTGGTACTTCACGGAGCGACTGGGCATGCACCGGACCTTGGACCTCATCTACACCGCGGACCTGATCAGCGGCGCCGAGGCTGTGGCGCAGGGAATGTTCAGCCGGGTCATGCCGGACGACGCCCTGCTGGAGGCCACCCGGATCATCGTTGAGCGAGTGGCGGCTGGTGCGACCGGTGCGTTCACGGCAAGCAAGGAGCTCGTGGCCCATATCCGCGATCGGCGCCTTGGTTTGTGGGCCGCCATGTCCGAAGAGAACGACGAGCAGGCCCGGCTGTGCAAGACCGACGACTACGCCGAAGGTTTCCGGGCGTTCCAGGAGAAGCGGGCACCGGTCTTCAAGGGGTAGTGCGTCCCGGGGGTACTCGCCCAAATTCCAGCCGCGGATAACCTGGTCGGTTGATCTTGTCAGGGCAACGTCCCATACCTAGACTCTCTAGGTATGGGACGAAGTTCAGTGAACGGACAGCTTGACCTTTTGCTGCTTGGCTCGCTCGGTGCGGGCGAGGCACACGGCTACGCGCTCATCGCGCGCATTCACGAGCGCAGCGGAGCGCGGCTCGAGCTTCAGGAGGGCTCGGTCTACCCCGCGTTGCACAAGCTCGAGGCGGCGGGGTGTGTCTCGAGTCGTTGGGCGGACGACGCCGGCGGCCGCCGAAGAGTCTATGCGATCACCGGCGCCGGGCACGCCGAGCTTGCCCGCATGGTGGAGGAATGGAAAGGCTTCTCGGCGGCGGTGCAGGGCGTTCTTGGGGCGGCGTCGTGAACGCGGGGAGCGGCGCCGGGGCCGAAGAGGGGCCCATCGATGCATACCTCGACGAACTCTTCGTGGCCGCCCGTGACGGCGATCCCGCTGCCGCGCGCAGGCTCCTCGCTGAGACCGAGGCGCATCTGCGCGAATGCGCCGCCCGGCTTCGCGGGCAGGGCCTGGACCCGGAGGACGCCGAGCGCGAGGCCGTCCGTCGCTTCGGACCGGTCGGCACCGTGACGCCGGTCCTGCGCCCGGCCCTTCGAGACGTCGCCCGGCTGCCGTTGCGCGCGTTCTTGCGCCCCTTGGTCGGTCTTGCGGCTGTTGGCGCGATCGCCGTCGGCGTGAGCGGCGCCATATCGGAGCTGTTCGGCCGGATCTGGGGCGCGGGCTTCGTGGCCGGCGATCTCCCTGGCGTCGCCTACACGGCCGCCAGGTGCGCGGTCCTTCAGGCACCTTATGCTGGCCTCGACTGTGCCCAGGCCGCCGCCGAGCACCACTGGGGCGAGGTCGTCGAATACCGTGTGGTCTTTGGTGTGCTGGGCCTTGTCCTTCTGCTCGTGTGGCGGCTCCTGCCTCGTGAAGCCCGGCTTCCGGTGGGGCTCGCGCCGTCGCTCGCAGCCGCGGCTTTCCTGCTCGCCGCCGCGGCGACCGGCGTCCAGGCGCTCAACGCCGCCGTCCAAGGCTGGCAGGGCACGGGGGCATGGCTGAGCGCCGTCGTCGTAGCCTTGCCGCTCGCCGTCGTGTTCGCGGTAGCCGCCCTGCGCAGGATGCGGATGAAGCCCACGGGTTCATAAGTCCGCACGGCGGCGGTGGATACCATCGAGCCGGGGGTAGGGATCGAGTGCGCTACCTTTCTGTACGGTTTCCCCGAGGCACTCTTCCGGGCCGGCGGGTGGAGGAACGCAGTAGTGGTCCGGCCCGGGCAACCCGCAGCAAACTTCGGCCGGTTAACGGGGACCCCGGAAGCCAAGGGCGCCGGTCAGCAGGCCAATCTCCGCACCTATCTGGTAGCCGCCACCCTTTGAGGACGCAGCCGAGCGATTCAAGCGGCCTGGAGTTCGGTGAGATGGGCGTATTTCAACGCCTTGGCTTGATGGCGTAGTCGCCGCCTGTGGTGTCTGGAAAGTGGCGGCGCGGTATCGGGCGGGTCCGTGCCTTGTATCCCGGCTCCTGGTAGCGGTGGGGCTGTTGATCGGTAGGTATGGCCGGTGGGGGTGCGGATGTCGAGGACGTGCCGCTTCCCGGGGCTTGTTCTCGCCGTGCTGGTTCGTGCTGTCCAGCCGGGGAGTTCTTTGGTGTGGTTGCAGGCCTCGCACAACCCTGCCCCGTTGGCCAGGCTCGTGGTGCCGCCGTCATGCCAGGGAACGACATGGTCGAAATGCCTGATCGGTGCGTCACAGTAGGGTGTTCGGCAGGTGTCGTCGCGGGCCTGGATGAAGCGCCGCAAACCTGCCGGGAAAAGCCGCGCCCTCGAATCGGCGCCGACCAGCTCCCCGGTCCCGGGAGCGGTGAAGAGACGACGGAGCCAGAGCTTCAAATCTCCGCACTGCCCGGGCTGGCCGGGCGCGCCGTGCTCGTTCCCGACCTGGCCGGCTTCGGTTTGGTCTTGGTTCCCGGCGAGCATTGCCCTTGCCCAGGCGGCGGGCACGATGCCGTAGCCGGGGAGGCGTGCCGGTTCGGCATCGCCCTGGAACAGGGTGCGGTCGGTCATGACGAGCTGGACTTCCACGCCGCTGATGCCTGCGGGGGTGCCGGTGGTGCGTTCGACGAGGGTGTCGGCCATGATCTGGCCCCGGCTGCGGGTCTCTCCGGAGGAGCGGAGGGCGTCGGCGTGCCGGGACAGGGCCGCGTGCACGGCCACGCCCTGGGCGACCGGAAGCAGGGCGGTCAGGTAGGTCATGGTGTCCGGTGCCGGGCGGAGGCTGACGTGCCGTTCGGTGGCGGCGTGGCTGGCGCGCTGGGTGACGGAGCGGGGGTCCCGCGGGTAGGCCGCGGTCCGGGCCGCGGCGATGATCGCTTTGTCTCCGGCGCCGTCGAAGACTCCCGTGTCAGCGGCGAGTTCCTCGTCCACGGCGCAGCGGTCCTCGGCGCTCAGGCAGGCTGTTTCCTTCACCAGCAGGGTCGCGCGCCATTCGTTCAGCCGTCCTGTGTCGAGGGCGGCGAGGGTGTGCGGCATTTCGGTCACGAGGGCCTTCGCGAGTCCGTGGAGCCGGGACCCGCGGGCCGGGGACTCCCGCCGGGCCAAAGCCACCTGTGCGGCGACGCCGCGTCCCTGCTCCTCGGCCGGTACACCGGCCGCCGCGTCGGCGCTGCGCTGGGCGGCATCGAACGCGACGGCGATCCGGGCTTGCGCGGCCGCGGCCGCGGACTTCAGATCCTCCAGCCCACGCAACTGGTCGATCAGCAAAGCACAGTCGGGCAGTCTGCCCTCGGCCGGTACCCCGCCGTCGGTTAGCCGGGAAGTGCCGGACGCTGGCCGAATCGAGTTCACGGCAGCGATCAGATCCTGCACTGCCGGGGTTCTCTGAATGCCGTCCATAACCAAAGCATTTCAGAGGGGTACGACAATAATGGGTCGAAGAACAACCTTCCGCCGAAAAGCAAGAAAATTGGTAGAACTCTTCGGGACAGCTGATGTACGGCGTTGTGAATGGAACCCCCTCAGAGGGGGATCCGGGGGCGATACTGCGCGCCTCGATGGGCCACAGCCTGGCACTCCGAGCGTGCCGGCAGTCCCTCATCGATACCCTGAAGGGGTGACTCGTACTCGTCGGCTGAGCGTCGTCCTGATTCTGAACCTGGCACTGGTGGCCGGGTTGCTTGTTGTGGGAATCTCGGCGAACTCGCTTGGCGTGCTCGCAGAAGGCGCTGACTACCTGGCCGATGCTGCCGCCATCGGGGTGTCCTTGTTGGCTGTCCGGGTGTCCAAGCTGGCGCCGACCCCTCAGCGTCCGCAGGGATATCCCATGGCCACCACGTGGGCCGCAGGGGTCAACGCCGGCTGGCTGCTCGTCTTGAGCGTCGCAATTCTGGTGGGCGCGGCCGGACGACTCCTCACAGGGACTAGTGAGGTTCACGGGCTGCCGGTCCTCATCGTCAGCGGGATTGCGGCCGTGGTGATGTTCGTGGGCGCCCTTATCCTCGGCGATGACGACGACAACAAAGCCGGCGGCGACCTGAACATGCGCGCCGTCCTGCTTGATACCGCCGGCGATGCCGCGGCTGCGGCCGGGGTCGCAGTGGCCGGTGCCGCTATCTACGTGACGCAGGGCCTTTACTGGCTCGATCCAGTCGTCGCGGCCATCATTGCCGTTGTGGTGGGATATCACGCGGTCCGCTTGCTCATCGAGATCTTCCAGACCCTGCGGGTACATCGACGCAGCACCTCGCGGCCGTGAGCGTCCCAGGGTCCGGCTCCGCGAGACCGAGGACTACGCCGAAGGTTTCCGGGCGTTCCAGGAGAAGCGGGCGCCGGTCCTCAAGGGGTAGCAGGCTCCCTGCCGGAAGCCCTCGTCTGCTGAAATCGTGGGTGAGGTTCCACTGCTGCGTTCTGGAACCTAGCGCTGGGCCCGCACCCACGAACCGACGGTGACAAAAAGTCCCACTGCCGGGCAGGTCCCTTAGTCGGCCGGCCGGGATGTGGCGGAGGGCTGTTGATTTCGTGCCCGGTGGAGCCGGTATTCGCGGGCGGTGATCCAGACGATGAAGATGTCGAAGGCTGTCAGGAGGACAAGGCCCCAGGAGAAGGCGACGGCGATCCGGTAGCCCTGGTAAAGGATGAAGACAAGCAGGAACGCGATCATCCACGGGTAGGCCCAGAGCTTGTCCTTCAGGACGGCCCAGACCAGGACGATTTTCACCAAGCCGTGCAGGAGTAGGTAGATCGCGCCGAACAGCGTCGCCGAACCTGAGAGGTTGGAGCTCAGATGCACCAAGCTGTTCGCCAGGAAGTCGTGCGGATCCTGGGCGAGCTCGTGCTGGGTGAGGAACCGGACCAGATCTCCGATTTGTTGGGGCGTCACCACCAAAAGGAGCACGCCGCCGATCAGTTCTAGAACACCGTCGAGGCCTTTCAGGACGAGGCTCACTCGAAATGTCCGGTCGAGCAGGGTTGTTCCAGCCGGTTTCGTTCTCATGGCACTTCCCTTCGGTACCTCAAGATACATTCTTTCTTATGTGGACACTGCGGGACCTCATTGCGCGGGACCGTCCATTCCCCGAAAGGAACTATTTCCATGAATCGCACGGAAGCAGACCATGCCCCTCTCCTCTGATCCCGCAGGAGTCTTCGCCATTGAAACACATGGCCTGAGCAAGCACTTTGGCAGGCATACCGCCGTCGATGACCTGACCATGCGCGTGCCTGCGGGAGCCATCGCAGGTTTTATCGGTCCCAATGGGGCAGGCAAGACGACCACCATTCGCCTGCTCCTGGGGCTGGTGCGACCGGATGCGGGCAGCGCCACGGTTCTGGGCCACTCTCTCACCCAATTCGAGCGCTACCTGCCGCGCGTCGGGGCACTGGTCGAAGCGCCGGCGTTCTATCCGGGCCTTTCCGGGCGGACCAATCTGGAGGTGCTCGCCCGCCTTGGAGGCCATCCCGGTTCCCGCGTGAACGAACTGCTGGAGGTGGTGGGACTCTCCGATCGGGCGCGTGATCGGGTCGGAACGTATTCTCTAGGTATGAAGCAGCGCCTTGGGGTGGCGATGGCCCTGCTCCCCGATCCGGAGCTGCTCATTCTCGACGAGCCAGCCAATGGCCTTGATCCCCTCGGCATCATCGAGATACGCGAGATGCTGCGCCGTTTGGCCGGCCAAGGGAAAACCATCTTGCTCAGCAGCCACTTACTCGGTGAGTTGGAACAGCTCACCGACTGGCTGATCATGCTCAATCAGGGGAAAGCCCTGTTCTGCGGGCCGGCCCGGGACCTGCTGGCCCAACGCGTCGAGGTAGTGGTCGAAGCCCAGGACGCGGTCCAGCTGGATCTGGTGGCCCGGATCGCGGGCGAGGCCGGCTACGCGGCCACACGGGAGGACCACGTCTTGCGCATCGCCTGTTCTGCCGGTTTTGCCGAGACCTTGAACCGGCAGGCCAGGGAAGCCGGCGCGCCGGACCTGACCATCCGAGTAAGGGAAGCCAGCCTCGAGCAGCTGTTCCTGGCTTTGCTGAAAGGAGACCGCTCATGATTTCCGTGATCCGTGCGTTTCGCAGCGAATTGCTCAAGTTCCGGCGCTGGAGTGTTTTGGCGGTCGCGGGGGCGATGCTGGTGGTGAGCACCTTTATCGCTTATTTGACGTTCCACCAGATCGCATCCGGAGCCACCGGCCGTGAGATGACCGGCCTGATTGCCGCGTTCCCCACACCTCAGGGATTGGTCTCGATCATTGGCCAAGCCCGCTCCGTGATCATTGCCATCGCGCTGGTGATGGTGACGGCCAATCTCGCCGCGGAATGGTCGCAAGGGACGCTGCGCAACCTGTTGGTCTGTGAGCCGCGCCGCCTGCGGTGGTTGGCGGGCAAAATGCTTGCGCTGATACTTTTTGTGCTGCTCGCGATGCTGCTCACCCTGCTCATCAGCGGCACATTCATCCTTGTTGTTGCCGAAGGACAGGGGATTCGGACGGATGCCTGGACGTCTTCGGAGGGGCTGCAGGTCTTCCTGGCGTTCTTGGGCAATGAGGTGCTTTGCCTCATCGGGGTGAGCGCCCTGGGCATGGTCATCGCCATGCTCACCCGTTCGGTCGCGGCCGCCGTCGGGATCGCACTGGCCTACATCCTGGTGGTCGAAGGCATCATCGCGGTGGTTTTGCCGCAGGTCAGCCAGTGGTTCCCGGGCCGGGTGTTCAACACCATCGTGGGGACCACCGTGCCCCTCGTAGGTCCGACGCCTCTCCAAGGTTATCCGGCGGCCCTGGGAGCAGCGCTCCTGTGGATTGTCTGCTTCGTCGTGGTGACCGCCGTCGTCTTCCCACGCCAGGACGTCAAAGCGTGACAGA is part of the Arthrobacter ramosus genome and harbors:
- a CDS encoding ABC transporter ATP-binding protein; the protein is MPLSSDPAGVFAIETHGLSKHFGRHTAVDDLTMRVPAGAIAGFIGPNGAGKTTTIRLLLGLVRPDAGSATVLGHSLTQFERYLPRVGALVEAPAFYPGLSGRTNLEVLARLGGHPGSRVNELLEVVGLSDRARDRVGTYSLGMKQRLGVAMALLPDPELLILDEPANGLDPLGIIEIREMLRRLAGQGKTILLSSHLLGELEQLTDWLIMLNQGKALFCGPARDLLAQRVEVVVEAQDAVQLDLVARIAGEAGYAATREDHVLRIACSAGFAETLNRQAREAGAPDLTIRVREASLEQLFLALLKGDRS
- a CDS encoding permease prefix domain 1-containing protein, which encodes MERLLGGGAGRSWGGVVNAGSGAGAEEGPIDAYLDELFVAARDGDPAAARRLLAETEAHLRECAARLRGQGLDPEDAEREAVRRFGPVGTVTPVLRPALRDVARLPLRAFLRPLVGLAAVGAIAVGVSGAISELFGRIWGAGFVAGDLPGVAYTAARCAVLQAPYAGLDCAQAAAEHHWGEVVEYRVVFGVLGLVLLLVWRLLPREARLPVGLAPSLAAAAFLLAAAATGVQALNAAVQGWQGTGAWLSAVVVALPLAVVFAVAALRRMRMKPTGS
- a CDS encoding HNH endonuclease, which gives rise to MDGIQRTPAVQDLIAAVNSIRPASGTSRLTDGGVPAEGRLPDCALLIDQLRGLEDLKSAAAAAQARIAVAFDAAQRSADAAAGVPAEEQGRGVAAQVALARRESPARGSRLHGLAKALVTEMPHTLAALDTGRLNEWRATLLVKETACLSAEDRCAVDEELAADTGVFDGAGDKAIIAAARTAAYPRDPRSVTQRASHAATERHVSLRPAPDTMTYLTALLPVAQGVAVHAALSRHADALRSSGETRSRGQIMADTLVERTTGTPAGISGVEVQLVMTDRTLFQGDAEPARLPGYGIVPAAWARAMLAGNQDQTEAGQVGNEHGAPGQPGQCGDLKLWLRRLFTAPGTGELVGADSRARLFPAGLRRFIQARDDTCRTPYCDAPIRHFDHVVPWHDGGTTSLANGAGLCEACNHTKELPGWTARTSTARTSPGKRHVLDIRTPTGHTYRSTAPPLPGAGIQGTDPPDTAPPLSRHHRRRLRHQAKALKYAHLTELQAA
- a CDS encoding cation diffusion facilitator family transporter, whose amino-acid sequence is MTRTRRLSVVLILNLALVAGLLVVGISANSLGVLAEGADYLADAAAIGVSLLAVRVSKLAPTPQRPQGYPMATTWAAGVNAGWLLVLSVAILVGAAGRLLTGTSEVHGLPVLIVSGIAAVVMFVGALILGDDDDNKAGGDLNMRAVLLDTAGDAAAAAGVAVAGAAIYVTQGLYWLDPVVAAIIAVVVGYHAVRLLIEIFQTLRVHRRSTSRP
- a CDS encoding ABC transporter permease produces the protein MISVIRAFRSELLKFRRWSVLAVAGAMLVVSTFIAYLTFHQIASGATGREMTGLIAAFPTPQGLVSIIGQARSVIIAIALVMVTANLAAEWSQGTLRNLLVCEPRRLRWLAGKMLALILFVLLAMLLTLLISGTFILVVAEGQGIRTDAWTSSEGLQVFLAFLGNEVLCLIGVSALGMVIAMLTRSVAAAVGIALAYILVVEGIIAVVLPQVSQWFPGRVFNTIVGTTVPLVGPTPLQGYPAALGAALLWIVCFVVVTAVVFPRQDVKA
- a CDS encoding DUF2127 domain-containing protein, whose product is MRTKPAGTTLLDRTFRVSLVLKGLDGVLELIGGVLLLVVTPQQIGDLVRFLTQHELAQDPHDFLANSLVHLSSNLSGSATLFGAIYLLLHGLVKIVLVWAVLKDKLWAYPWMIAFLLVFILYQGYRIAVAFSWGLVLLTAFDIFIVWITAREYRLHRARNQQPSATSRPAD
- a CDS encoding enoyl-CoA hydratase/isomerase family protein, whose amino-acid sequence is MIELSIANGIAEIVLNAPEKLNSLDEAALAELDKAYDDAAAAASRGMVRALLLRGEGRAFCAGRDIAGVTPESDDAKAYLNGLVEPLLKKMAAFPAPTFAAAHGACLGVGLGLLLATDVVYVAENAKFGSPFAKLGATLDSGGHWYFTERLGMHRTLDLIYTADLISGAEAVAQGMFSRVMPDDALLEATRIIVERVAAGATGAFTASKELVAHIRDRRLGLWAAMSEENDEQARLCKTDDYAEGFRAFQEKRAPVFKG
- a CDS encoding PadR family transcriptional regulator; translated protein: MNGQLDLLLLGSLGAGEAHGYALIARIHERSGARLELQEGSVYPALHKLEAAGCVSSRWADDAGGRRRVYAITGAGHAELARMVEEWKGFSAAVQGVLGAAS